A genomic window from Streptomyces brevispora includes:
- a CDS encoding LysR family transcriptional regulator, which produces MSRGQGADRGAETGRAAGRATDRASGRTAGRAPGRAVEIRHLRAFLAVADESSVTRAAARLRLTQPAVSRTLAALEQHLGIRLVDRSTHHLVLTPEGVAFRDKAAAAVAAFDAAIDPGGLRRRPLRLGHPWSAFGRYTTPLLRGWQERYPQTPLELLRIDDRTAGLTRGEVDAALLRGPVEAPGLLTEVLYDEERVAAVAADGPLAARTALRLADLATGTVVLNTVSGTTTPDLWPPSARPAATLTVANTDDWLTAIAAGRGTGVSTASTAGMHPHAGVVYRPLTDAPTVPVLLARRDAPGHPALADLVALAREIVARDVSE; this is translated from the coding sequence ATGAGCAGAGGACAAGGCGCGGACCGGGGCGCGGAAACAGGCCGGGCCGCAGGCCGGGCCACGGACCGGGCATCGGGCCGAACCGCGGGCCGCGCCCCCGGGCGCGCGGTCGAGATCCGGCATCTGCGCGCGTTCCTCGCCGTGGCCGACGAGTCCAGCGTCACCCGGGCCGCCGCCCGGCTCCGGCTCACCCAGCCCGCCGTCTCACGGACCCTGGCCGCCCTGGAGCAGCACCTCGGCATCCGGCTCGTCGACCGCTCCACCCACCACCTGGTCCTCACCCCCGAAGGCGTCGCCTTCCGGGACAAGGCCGCCGCCGCGGTGGCCGCGTTCGACGCGGCGATCGACCCCGGCGGGCTGCGGCGCCGGCCGCTGCGGCTGGGGCACCCCTGGTCCGCGTTCGGCCGGTACACCACACCGCTGCTCCGCGGCTGGCAGGAGCGGTATCCGCAGACCCCGCTCGAACTCCTGCGGATCGACGACCGCACGGCCGGGCTGACCCGGGGCGAGGTCGATGCCGCGCTGCTGCGCGGGCCCGTCGAGGCGCCCGGCCTCCTCACCGAGGTGCTGTACGACGAGGAGCGGGTCGCGGCCGTGGCGGCGGACGGCCCACTGGCCGCCCGCACCGCGCTCCGGCTCGCCGACCTGGCGACCGGCACCGTCGTCCTGAACACCGTCTCCGGCACCACCACCCCCGACCTGTGGCCGCCGTCCGCGCGCCCCGCCGCCACCCTCACCGTCGCCAACACCGACGACTGGCTGACCGCCATCGCCGCGGGCCGGGGCACCGGGGTCTCCACCGCCTCGACCGCCGGCATGCACCCGCACGCGGGCGTCGTCTACCGCCCGCTCACCGACGCCCCGACCGTGCCGGTACTGCTCGCCCGCCGCGACGCCCCCGGCCACCCGGCACTGGCGGACCTCGTCGCGCTGGCCCGGGAGATCGTGGCGCGAGACGTCTCGGAATGA
- a CDS encoding EamA family transporter, protein MNDQGTAAESAAAVTVPEAVTALAEPGGPAPVGGRGAALAPVALVVGGALSVQFGAAVAVMLMPKAGALGVVTLRLVAAALVLLVVCRPKLRGHSRADWGTVLAFGVAMGGMNTLFYQAADRIPLGAAVTLEVLGPLALSVFASRRLVNVVWAALALGGVLLLSGGGFDRLDPVGAAYALGAGVMWAAYIIFSARTGRRFPQADGLAMAMVVAAVLSLPLGIMDAGSKLLVPSTLGLGAAVALLSSVLPYTLELIALRRLPAPTFAILMSLEPAIAATAGFLILNQALSTTDALAIALVIGASMGAVRSQVRGRRKAAGG, encoded by the coding sequence GTGAACGACCAGGGCACCGCCGCGGAATCGGCCGCAGCAGTCACTGTCCCGGAGGCGGTCACCGCCCTCGCTGAACCGGGCGGTCCGGCCCCCGTCGGTGGGCGCGGAGCCGCGCTCGCGCCGGTCGCGCTGGTGGTGGGGGGCGCCCTCTCCGTCCAGTTCGGAGCGGCGGTCGCGGTCATGCTGATGCCGAAGGCCGGCGCCCTGGGTGTCGTCACACTGCGGCTGGTCGCCGCCGCGCTGGTGCTGCTCGTCGTCTGCCGCCCGAAGCTGCGCGGCCACTCGCGCGCCGACTGGGGAACGGTGCTCGCGTTCGGCGTCGCGATGGGAGGCATGAACACGCTCTTCTACCAGGCCGCCGACCGCATCCCGCTCGGCGCGGCCGTCACCCTGGAGGTGCTGGGCCCGCTCGCCCTCTCGGTGTTCGCCTCGCGCCGCCTGGTCAACGTGGTCTGGGCGGCCCTCGCGCTGGGCGGCGTCCTGCTGCTGAGCGGCGGCGGCTTCGACCGGCTCGATCCGGTGGGCGCCGCGTACGCGCTGGGCGCGGGAGTCATGTGGGCGGCGTACATCATCTTCAGCGCCCGCACCGGCCGCCGCTTCCCGCAGGCCGACGGGCTGGCCATGGCGATGGTGGTCGCGGCGGTGCTCTCGCTGCCGCTCGGCATCATGGACGCGGGCTCGAAGCTCCTGGTCCCCAGCACGCTCGGACTGGGCGCGGCCGTCGCGCTGCTGAGCTCGGTCCTCCCGTACACCCTCGAACTCATCGCGCTGCGCAGGCTGCCCGCGCCCACCTTCGCGATCCTGATGAGCCTGGAACCGGCGATCGCGGCCACGGCGGGCTTCCTCATCCTCAACCAGGCGCTCTCCACCACGGACGCCCTGGCCATCGCCCTGGTCATCGGGGCGAGCATGGGCGCGGTGCGCAGCCAGGTGAGGGGCCGGCGCAAGGCGGCGGGCGGCTGA
- a CDS encoding alpha/beta fold hydrolase, producing the protein MFETVRKNHRLRPAIVGLCLAAALTGITACADSTPSDSGKPKSPGQSSHQNSKAPAAVKPSASAASLRMVANGDHSLAFHVTPGRLPALVLDAGGGEDSSYWKKMAPDLAKRTGSMVVTYDRAGMGKSDEVPGAWKVENAVSDLKAGLTQLGITHDVILVSHSQAGEVATYFAKENPNWLAGAVLVDGSLPEFYTDEETARIEAANKAQVAALKDQPSTQQTRQLLATAEGYGPTHRAYHQISWPRSVPATAIVSEKTPFETPEDAQLWRNAQQEFVKGAPNRDLVTAAKSSHDIAGDRPDVIVTAVGKMLKAVG; encoded by the coding sequence ATGTTTGAGACCGTACGGAAGAACCACCGCCTCCGGCCCGCCATCGTGGGCCTCTGCCTGGCCGCCGCGCTGACCGGAATCACCGCCTGCGCGGATTCGACCCCTTCCGATTCCGGGAAGCCGAAGAGCCCCGGCCAGTCGTCCCACCAGAATTCCAAGGCCCCGGCTGCCGTGAAGCCGTCGGCGTCCGCTGCCTCCCTCCGTATGGTCGCGAACGGTGACCACAGCCTGGCCTTCCATGTCACCCCCGGCCGGCTCCCGGCCCTGGTCCTGGACGCGGGCGGCGGCGAGGACTCGTCGTACTGGAAGAAGATGGCGCCCGACCTGGCCAAGAGGACCGGTTCCATGGTCGTCACGTACGACCGGGCCGGAATGGGAAAGAGCGACGAGGTTCCCGGGGCGTGGAAAGTCGAGAACGCGGTGTCCGATCTGAAGGCCGGACTGACACAGCTGGGAATCACCCATGACGTGATCCTGGTTTCGCATTCCCAGGCGGGCGAGGTCGCCACCTATTTCGCCAAGGAGAACCCGAATTGGCTCGCGGGCGCCGTCCTCGTCGACGGAAGTCTGCCCGAGTTCTACACGGACGAGGAGACGGCGAGGATCGAAGCCGCGAACAAGGCGCAGGTGGCGGCCCTCAAGGACCAGCCCTCGACGCAGCAGACCCGCCAACTGCTCGCCACCGCGGAGGGCTACGGCCCGACGCACCGCGCGTACCACCAGATCTCCTGGCCCCGGAGCGTCCCGGCGACGGCCATCGTGTCGGAGAAGACCCCCTTTGAAACACCCGAGGACGCGCAGCTCTGGCGAAACGCCCAGCAGGAGTTCGTGAAGGGGGCCCCGAACCGCGACCTCGTCACCGCCGCGAAGAGCTCGCACGACATCGCGGGCGACCGCCCGGACGTCATTGTCACGGCGGTCGGGAAGATGCTGAAGGCGGTGGGCTGA